The Apostichopus japonicus isolate 1M-3 chromosome 20, ASM3797524v1, whole genome shotgun sequence genome contains a region encoding:
- the LOC139960834 gene encoding dual serine/threonine and tyrosine protein kinase-like: protein MSARRGENPRSKQRDISQEFKSFASLSKQLKSIIHDSNSTLTELRTSGSLVWDEESQKNFHLEDSELSFVSNVVASQPRIVIFGQSFAAKATLANHLLGEDVLGVPPLGTQDDKAYRLIRIKYGQRRCSSLSLQESFELIDHNSMNLQDRDWQTIPEWQVRIHSEGRSKDPASNAIADVTLNKTLLSYNVQIVISPHNLTGSNVQRTFEKCVGSGLPIIMYALDGDSLTRECQNSLLDLRAAAHEYPLLFVDCCLKYRPQIRLPPRKSLDYSSSDSQSPEDCEDDSAYDTDEVGAKAGTPNLNSGRGSNGGDAYRQSSLMSQLRNLGFLSDVNFESKSNQHLLSSRFENIHNGPGVVQSIHYILQWYLVQSASFLHRLHLKCMNMFIMSAFDMQRDILITPKRLEFAKKREAELFESLKGLAEERQVAISEMIRDTVESMENELVEEAVKCELRDIEESQEIEGISQSKAVKQCTQQIKDLVLTSLRAAVVERLVSTVDRLQDSYLGTLERCLQSLEAEGDKDSTSSTSHALQKILNSAYQIEVSVRSSSSVVKVFFERMKEILQSMKPFKAPPSLNEEWKRKVASTMIDNLDNQKLAKSLCSQFKSRLQNSHESFLSSLRQLEVKHSGRLEKTEEKRMKVRKHHAPVLARLALESTSFKDKVLHGMPKLEREIGRGQYGVVYSCKSWGGLMHCAVKSVVPPDDKHWNDLAMEFHYTRSIPAHKRIVAIAGSVVDQGYGGGGCSLAVLLIMERMQRDLHTGIKMGLDLPSRLQVALDVVEGIRYLHSLGLVHRDIKLKNVLLDAGDRGKITDLGFCKPEAMMSGSIVGTPIHMAPELFTGRYDHTVDTYAFGILFWYIIAGHVKLPQNFEKCHNKDHLWSSVKQGTRPERLRLFDDECWNLMASCWAGEMSQRPLLGVVHEQLQEIRCRALERIRPKGSMPDIQTDPQLISSNIL from the exons ATGTCTGCAAGGAGAGGAGAAAACCCTCGTTCAAAGCAAAGGGATATATCACAGGAATTTAAAAGCTTTGCAAGTCTCAGTAAGCAGTTGAAGAGCATAATTCACGACTCCAACTCTACACTTACCGAGTTGCGAACGAGTGGTTCTCTTGTCTGGGATGAAG AATCTCAGAAGAATTTCCATCTCGAAGATTCCGAGCTTAGCTTTGTGAGTAATGTCGTAGCCTCCCAACCGAGGATAGTCATCTTTGGACAGTCTTTCGCAGCCAAGGCGACGCTAGCCAACCATCTGCTCGGTGAGGATGTCCTCGGGGTACCTCCGCTAGGAACACAAGATGACAAAGCCTACCGGTTAATCCGTATCAAGTACGGTCAGAGGAGATGCAGCAGTCTGTCCTTACAGGAGAGCTTTGAGCTCATCGATCACAATAGCATGAACTTACAGGATCGGGATTGGCAGACCATTCCAGAATGGCAGGTACGCATCCACTCGGAGGGGCGATCCAAGGATCCCGCTTCAAATGCCATCGCCGATGTGACATTAAACAAAACCTTGCTGTCGTACAACGTACAGATAGTGATATCACCACATAACCTGACCGGATCGAACGTACAGAGAACATTTGAAAAGTGCGTCGGCAGTGGCTTACCCATAATAATGTACGCTTTAGATGGTGACAGTCTTACTAGAGAGTGTCAGAATTCACTCTTAGATTTAAGGGCAGCTGCGCACGAGTACCCCCTCTTGTTTGTGGACTGCTGTTTGAAGTATCGCCCCCAGATTCGATTGCCGCCGAGGAAATCTTTAGATTACTCGTCCAGCGATTCTCAGAGTCCAGAGGATTGCGAAGATGACTCTGCTTACGATACAGATGAGGTGGGAGCTAAAGCGGGCACTCCAAACTTAAATTCAGGGAGGGGGTCAAATGGTGGTGACGCTTACCGTCAGTCATCCTTGATGTCGCAGCTGAGGAACTTGGGTTTCCTCAGCGACGTCAATTTTGAATCCAAGTCAAACCAACACCTGCTGTCCAGTCGCTTTGAAAACATACACAACGGTCCCGGGGTCGTGCAATCAATTCACTATATACTGCAGTGGTACCTGGTACAGTCTGCATCTTTCTTACACAGACTTCACTTAAAGTGTATGAACATGTTCATAATGTCTGCATTTGACATGCAGAGAGACATCTTGATAACACCAAAGAGACTGGAGTTTGCCAAGAAAAGGGAAGCAGAACTGTTTGAATCTCTGAAGGGTCTTGCCGAGGAGAGGCAAGTTGCCATCAGTGAGATGATCAGAGATACCGTGGAGTCTATGGAAAATGAGCTGGTAGAAGAGGCTGTCAAATGTGAGTTGAGAG ATATCGAAGAAAGTCAAGAAATAGAAGGTATCTCGCAGAGTAAAGCTGTGAAGCAGTGCACCCAACAGATAAAAGACCTTGTTCTGACCAGTCTTAGAGCTGCGGTAGTGGAGAGGCTGGTCAGCACTGTGGATCGTCTCCAGGACAGCTACCTGGGTACCCTGGAGAGATGCTTGCAGAGTTTAGAGGCAGAGGGTGACAAGGACTCTACTTCATCTACAAGTCACGCTCTACAAAAG ATTCTTAATTCAGCCTACCAGATAGAGGTCAGCGTCAGATCCAGCTCGTCGGTTGTCAAGGTGTTCTTTGAGAGAATGAAGGAG ATCTTGCAATCTATGAAGCCATTTAAAGCTCCGCCTTCTCTGAATGAGGAGTGGAAGAGGAAGGTCGCATCTACCATGATCGACAATTTGGATAATCAAAAACTCGCCAAGAGCCTTTGTTCACAG tttaaaagTCGTCTTCAGAATTCCCACGAGTCATTCCTTTCATCACTACGGCAACTAGAGGTCAAACATTCGGGTCGTTTGGAGAAGACAGAGGAGAAGAGGATGAAAGTGCGAAAGCACCACGCACCTGTCCTGGCCAGATTAGCTCTAGAGAGCACTTCATTCAAAGATAAAGTTTTACATG GAATGCCGAAGCTAGAGCGAGAGATTGGCAGAGGGCAGTACGGTGTTGTGTATTCTTGCAAGTCCTGGGGAGGCCTGATGCACTGTGCAGTCAAATCAGTGGTCCCTCCCGACGACAAGCATTGGAACGACCTCGCTATGGAGTTTCATTACACAAG ATCCATCCCAGCCCACAAGAGGATAGTGGCCATTGCTGGTTCTGTCGTGGACCAAGGTTACGGAGGAGGGGGGTGTTCCTTGGCAGTCCTACTGATCATGGAGAGGATGCAGAGGGACCTCCACACGGGTATCAAGATGGGCCTGGACCTACCCAGCCGTTTACAGGTGGCCCTGGATGTGGTTGAGGGGATCAGATACCTGCACAGTCTTGGCCTTGTACATAGAGATATTAAATTAAAGAATGTTCTG CTTGATGCCGGGGACAGAGGTAAAATCACTGACCTTGGTTTCTGTAAGCCAGAGGCTATGATGAGTGGTAGCATCGTCGGTACTCCCATCCACATGGCACCCGAGCTATTCACCGGCAGATACGACCACACCGTGGACACCTACGCGTTTGGTATCCTCTTCTGGTATATCATTGCAGGACATGTCAAGCTAcctcaaaactttgaaaagtgtcatAATAAAGATCACCTTTGGTCCTCAGTAAAACAAG GTACTAGACCGGAACGACTACGGCTGTTTGACGACGAGTGCTGGAACCTAATGGCCAGCTGCTGGGCTGGAGAGATGTCACAGCGCCCTCTACTAGGAGTTGTCCACGAACAGCTGCAGGAGATACGATGTCGTGCTCTCGAAAGAATCCGACCCAAAGGGAGCATgccagacatacagacagatcCACAGTTAATTAGTTCCAACATTTTATGA